The DNA sequence TAGAGCTTCTTGATGGAACAATTCATGATTCCATAAAAATTCTTGCTCAATCGTTTCCTTTGGGTCCAATTGAACCTTAACATAATCATAGTTAGAACGACCAACAATATTTGAAATGTTATGTTCCCCTTTTGGATGTAACACCTGAAAAGTAGATCCATTTTGATTAGCAATAAATACGCTAGTAATACGCTCATCGAAATCAAAAGGGATGGGTACAAAGACTTCCCTAGCTTTATTGTTATGATTTCTAAGACTTATTGTTACAACAACATCTTCATTTAGTGAGTATTCTTTCTTATCGAGAGATAACTTTAATTCTATCCCTTCCAAATTCTCTGAATCATAAGTTGCACTAGAACACCCTGAAGCTAACAAGAAAATTATAAATATAACACCTATACCTTTAAATATATTCATACACGCCTCCATCAAATCTAGTAAATTATTGAAGAATCTTCCCCGTTTGTCGAACAGGCGTAGCGACAGCTTTGGTGCTATCCTAACAGTATTTATGTACACTCCATCACTATGATGAATATGCATTTGATTATTGTAACATAGAAATCTAAAACCTTCTCTTTCACATTTAAATCCACATGACTAATCACTTCAAAATTGCAAGAAGGAAATATTTATTTCCACCTTTGAAAATCGATGTTTTATCTTGAGGTAAGCATGTAGTGTGGGTCTTTTGTTAGTAGTTCTAGTGTTAGTTGCAGCATGCTGTTGGCGTTGATGAGTCGGGTGGTGGCATTGCCTATTTTTTGTTTCGTCATGATGCCTTTTGATTCGAAGAGGGCATCTAGTTTGTTGAAGTTCGTTGGGGGTTTAGTCCAGTCGTGGAGTTTATTTTTTACAGTTATTTTTCCCCCTGCTTCGTCTATTATTTCACTTGTCGTTGTTTCCTTTTGTAAATGGTACGGAACTTGTGCGATTTCTTCGCAGGTGTGGATTGTCGTGTTACTTTCTTGGTCGACACCAATGAGCATAATGTAGCCGTGTTCCATTGCGTTTTTGTAATAGGGACTCGTTTTGTCGCATGGGGAGTGACTTGTTTCGTGTCCGCTGACTAGCTCATGTTTTTTACTACCGATAACGGCAACAGAATGTGTTGGATGAAGGGATCGCCTAGCTTCCGGTAGGTTGCGGAACGTTTCGGGAATGACTCCCGTCCAGCATGGCGTTGTGCTTACATCAAACTGTGGAGGCGTTTCTTTACTGTCTGAAGCCTCGCCAGTTAGTGTTGGTACGATGACATTGCCCTCGGGACCGACCGTTTCTAACAGTGACTCGATCACTGTGATTGCCCCTCCTTCTACGTAGCCAAAGCTTTTCAATGAGCTGTGGACAAGTACAGTGCTTCCTTCTGTTAGACCGAGTTCGTTGAAGCCTTGTTTTATCGTCTGTTTGCTGAGATTCATTTCATCGCCTCCATACTCGACTCTATTTTTCTATATGCACTAGTTTATCATATGTTAATTATACTTGACGAAATGTTAATAATACTTTACATTATGTGTAGAATAGTTAACAAATAATGTTGGAAGGATGTATAGCATGCTTCGGAATCGTGTGAAGGAGTTAAGAGCGAGACACGGGTTTTCACAGACGGAATTAGCTCAGCGCGTAGGTGTAACGAGGCAAACAATCGGTTTTATCGAAAAGGGTGACTTTTCGCCATCGATTGCATTGTCTTTACGTTTAGCAAAGCATTTGGACGTTCGGGTGGATGAGCTATTTTGGTTAGATGAGGAGGATATCGATGAATAAAAGTGACTTTCGCGTACAGTTTCCGTTATGGAATATCGCTTTATGGAGTATACTCATCGTGTGGTCATACGGTGTAGTGTATGCATTTGATAGGATGCATGGTGGTTTTGATGACTTATTTTATTTTTCTAATGGGGAGTTAATTGTTAACTGGAACGTGCCTGCAGTGCTGTCGTTTTCGATTGGGATGATTTTGCTTATTGGTTTTTTCATTGCTTATTCAATCCGGCTTCGTAGGCATAATAAGGAACATCCTCATCATAAAATGGCTGCTTTTACGCTGCTGAAGCCGAGTGAATTTATTGAAGATGACGAAATGCTCCGGCAAGTAACGGAAAGCGCAACGAAAAAGGTGTATGTGTTGTATTCACAAGCGCTACCATTGTTCATCTTCTTTGTTCTTATTTTTCCATTCAATCGGTACGTGTATGTCGTTTTACTCCTACTACTGTTAGTCGCGCATAACGCGGTATATTACCGCGAGATTCGTAAGTTTGTTAATGGGGAGTTTACGGTGAAAACGGTGAGTAGGACAAAAACTAGTAAACTACCAAACTTGTTTATTGGTGTTTTAGTGCTCATGATCGTGATTGCTGTCGCTGTCCCTGCCGTTCGTATCGTTCAGCTTGAGCTTAATCAACGAAACACGATGGCGCAATTTGAGGATTGTTTAAACGACGGTAAATCTGCCATTGTTGAATTTGATGAGAATGGTTTTTCTTCTGTAAGGTGTGAATAAGCGTTTGTGACAATGACTATCAAATTTATTTGTTAGGTGATTTTTATTCATTTAGCTTCCTAGGAATATGACTATGATAAACTTTAATGGGGTTGAAACCTTTTTATGTTTTTCTCGTATTCACAACATATATGTCAGGTGTATATAAATGGAGGACAAAATGAGAGATAGAAATAGCGTGCTGCATCGTGAGGTTCAAAGGCCACGTCAGTTGCTGTCATGGGCATTAGTGATTGGAATTGCTTTATTTTTTTGGTACGTGTTTATTCAACAAATTGTTTTTGGAGTTCCAGTCGGAAGCAAGCCAGCACCAGATATGATTCTTATGATATTTTGGTTCGTTTCTGGGGTTGTTTTTCCTGTTATGATGTTGGCGTTTATTAAGCTAATCGTCGAGGTCCGTGAAGATGGGATTTATATAAGGTATTTACCTTTTCACCTTCATTATAGGAAGTTTTTATTTGAGGATATTACTCGTTATGAGCCTACAGTTTTTCGTTTTTCCCAAATTGGTCGCTGGGGTGTTTCGATGAACATAGACGGTGACACGGAATATTTATTAAACCGAAAGCAAGGCATCAAGTTGTATTTGAAGAATACAAATGTTGTGATTGAAACGGAAAATCCTGATGCAATTGTTGAGGCAATTGAGAAGTTTAAAGAGAGAGAGCGAACGTGATTGCTCGGAGTGGTACGGGAAATTGTTTAAGTTAACGAGTGGTTTTTTGAGTAGATCGCGGTTAGGTCTCCTAAATTATGGTAAATCGCTCGTAACTTTGATGGAATCGCTCGTAACTTTTATAAAATCGCCCGTAACTTTGTTCGAATCGCTCGTAACTTTTATAAAATCGCCCGTAACTTAGGATGAATTACGCATTAAAGTGTTCCAAGCTGGCCAAAGCACCTGACCCCCGGTGCGTTAAAGTTTTACTGTACTGGGGGTCAGGAACTTTTATTCAATGGACAAAAAAAAGCAATCTTAAAGAAGTCGAATTTAATTTGTAAAGAAAAACGATGGTGATTTATAATGGAAGGGAATAATAATATGGTAATAATGGGGTGTTATTATTAATCATTTTGTCATTAAAATGCTATTGTGGGGAATCATTTTCTTTCTTCCTGCCATGATGGTTTTGATGGGGATCGTAAACCGTGTACCTATCATTGCGTATTGGGTTATCCCTATTGTCATCACTTCGATTTTACTCGTTGTTTTATATAAGCGTAAGTGGCGCAAGGAATTCATATCGACATTTTCCAGCTTCGCTTTGCTATCTTTTCTTTTACATGTCATCATTATCCTCATTTTTAACTTACGGGCTGAAGAATTAACTTATAACTTACTATACTTTTTTCCATCTATCGTATTTGAATCGTTTGTAAGAACTTTTTTATTTTTACCCGCTCCTGAATTTGTGCTCCTTCTCCCTCTTTCATTAGTTAATGGATTAGTCATGGGGGTCCTTCGTTTACTATTATCGGCGATATATAAGGGGCATTCAAAACGGAGAGAAGCTATTATTCTTATTTCCGTGTATGTCGTGTACCAAATAATAGTTTATACACTGATGCCAACTATTTTTTCGTTTATGATGTAAATGATGAGTGAAAGCTGACTCAAAAGTGAAGTAGTGCTCTTTTGAGTCAGCTTTTTCTTATTTTAAAACTGCACACTAAAGCCGTTAAATGTATGGATTCCTGTTCCAAACTTAGTGAGTTCGTTTTTCCTCAAGTACTTCACTGCGTTTTTTACTTCTTCTAATATTTTCGGCTTAAGTCCTAGTGTATTATGAGAACCATAAATCATTGAGATATCGGGTATCTCTGAAATGCGTTCCAATGAATTTACTAAATCAACTGGGTTTGTTGAAGGGTAAAAAGCATAGATTGGTGTTTCGTCATATAGCAAATCTCCTGTAAACAAGTATCCGTTTGTTTCGTCAAAAACGGAAATATGACCAGGCGAATGTCCAGGTGTATGATAGATAACTAGTTTTCTGTTGCCCAAATCGAAAATATCGCCATCACTCACTAAACCTGTTGGTTCGCCTTGAAATGGTTCATATGTAACCGGATCAAACGTTTTTGGCGTAGGTAAGGTGATATCTCTACTAATATCCTTTCTTATTTGCTCGATTGAAAGGCCTTTTATCCCGTTGACTAACCAATCTTTATCGCCTTCGTGGACATAGATTTTTTCATATTCTCCGTGACTTCCGATATGGTCAGTGTGGACGTGTGTTGTAATTACTTCAATCGGCAACGTAGTCAGTTGATCCGTGATTCTTTTTATGTTGTCAATGCCAAGCCCAGTATCAATTAATATTGCTTTTTCCAGCCCTAATAATAAAAATGAATGCACCTTCTCCCAATGGCCATATTCGCTAATTGCGTATGTATTCGTATCAATCTTCTGTACAGTAAACCACGAGTCTTTTATCATCTTATACCTCCAAGTTTTTACTCAGGATCCTTCCCAGCTTATCCCATTTAGTTTATCATCAACTTACGGTTTTTTAGAATAAAAAGGAGTTGCAACATGGCAACTCGGAGTTTTTATATGGCCAGTTACTTGTTTAGTCTGGCGCGGTTTAAGCTGATGGATGTTCGGTTTAGAGCAATTCTTTATTTTTCTTATAAGATCGTTTTAATGAAATAAGGCTAGCAAAAAAACAGATTAAACTGACAACTATAACGTTTATTATGATTTTATAGAAGTCGTCTAAGCTTACTGGCATAATAAGAAAAATTAGTGGGAGAAGAATGATAACAAATGCCATTGTTCGGATATATATCACTCTCAGCTCTTTCTTGTATGCCTTCTCCGACGTAACATCTGTGTATTCCATCCCAGATATTGTATATCTAACGGTAACATAAAGTAGAAAGATCGCGATGGCAAGACCGATGACAGTGGATGTGTTTAAGTTTAGCATAGCCATTACAATTAAAGACAGTACGAGTAATACTGCACCTTCCGTGTAAAAATATAAAAATCTTTTCTCCTTATATTCATCGGTTGGTAATAAAAACGAAACCCATGTTTTCACTCTATATCTACCTCCCAAAATAATTCGTCCAACGTTTTATTGAGTACTTTTGCTATTGATACGCAAAGTTGAAGACTAGGATTATATTCTCCCTTCTCAATTAATCCAATCGTTTGGCGAGTGACACCGACTCTTTTGGCTAGCTGTTCCTGCGTTATTGACATTTTTATACGGGTTATTTTTACATTGTTTTTCATTTACTACCCTGCCCTTTGCAATATATATATTGCATATGTTAGATATATATTACATCATATACCAAAAAAAGTAAACTCCAGATGGGAGTTTTACTCCTTTTTCATGAATCGTTAAAATCTTTGGGCCCTCTATCTTTATTACCAAAGGGTTTAAACGCATATTGAATAATGAAAAGAGGGGGAAATGCAGATATAACCCATGCTAAAAACGGCGAAGGAATACTTACGAGTATAGAAACAAGCGTAATATATATAACATCGAAGAGAATCACTTTAATTTTTTTACTGTCAGGCACTTTTTTGATGTTTTTATGTACTAATAAAATCAACCCTACGATCGCAAATATCAACCAAAACCATAAGGGATGAGTATCACCCGAAAGATAATACCAAGAATATCCTTGTGCCGCAATCATAATAAGCAAATACCCCAAAAAGTATTCCTTAATAAACCACATCACGAGCCCTCCTTAACATATCTCTTTCTAATTTTCCATACCTAACATTTGGACGGAATAGCTATAGAAAACAAACATTTTTTAAATAGCTAAAAATACTAAACCAATAAAGGTTACACAAAAACCAATCGCCCACACAAAATCACTAATGTACTGCTTTTCTTCCTTTATCCCATAGTTATAATCCATAAAAGCACGAATACTCGCCATTATTGTAAAGAAGCCATATGTTAGTAAAAAAATAGTTTTATAGGAAAAAGAAAAAGCAGCAATAAGTACCACAATGATAAAAATAATAAATAAAGTGTTTTCTATCCTTTTATGAGTATGATTAACATGTCTATACAGTCTTTCAGAGAAGATATTATATTTTTTGCTAATGAGTATGTCTACTATAAAAGTAACAACTGCCATAAAAGCAACAAATCCAAGCACCCTACCAGACTCCTTCAAACCAATTTAATGTTTTCAATGAATACTTATTAGTTTAATATAATATTCCAGTTAGTTGGTGCAAAAATCAGCTGCAACTAACCGTTCGTTCAAGAGACCGTTTTCTCTGTCATGTTAATTCCTTTCAAAAATTATGTGGTTTTTCTACTCTTTTTAATTACTAAAATAAAAATAAAGAAAAAATGTAGAAATGAAAACTGCATGAAGAAATGGATCAACACCATTTCCAAATAACACCATACCTATATAAAACAAAAATACCAGACAATAAACTATCGCTGAAATAGTTACAATCATTTTTTCAGATTTCTTCACATATACCGCTCCAACTAATACCACTTTAGTACAGACACGATTCCACCCCAAAAATTATTAGACATTCTTTATTTTTTCTAAATAAATAGCCATTCTACGATTAGTATTTATTGCAGGCAATAAAGAAAAAACTCCTGCAATTATTACTATATCAATTGTCAATTCTTCTTTGCTTAATAATCCCATCCCTCCTAAAATACATAAGAGGTATCCAAAAAAAGCTATGGAAGAGTCTTTTATGAAATTTCTTCTTGCACATTTCTTATCAACATAGAATAAATGGCATTTACTATATGAGATGCTTAAAAACCACATAAAAGCACTTATGGACATACAAAATAATATTATTGTTCTAATTAGTGAACTAGCTGCACTTGGAATGCTTATTGCAATACCAATCGCTAGTCCACTCGCGACGAATATTGACCCAACGCCAATTGAAACAGCTTTCTCCATATTGGGGATATTATTGATCTCTTCCTTTGTTGGATTAAATTCCATTTTTATTGCATTTTCATTCGGTACAAATCTCTTTGATTTCTGAACCATTTTATATTCCAGAAAAAAACTAATTAACATAAATGAAACAAGTGTAACCAAAATATAATTAGAGTTTGCAAGTAAGACGTCAAAGCTATATTGTTGAAAGATTAGAATATAGGCCAACAATCGTAAAAACCAATCTAGTATTGCTTCTCTCCTAAAACCTAAGAAAGCATCTCTTTTTGACAAGACAAAGGACGTAATAAATAAAAGCAAATATGGTAATAACCCGCCAAGAAGTACAATACTAACAAAATTACCATCTATTTGGTGGCTTCCTTCTATAAACGATCCAACGTTATAATATAAATAAAAGATATGTATATATGAAATGATATTTAACATGATGAGTAATTTAATTGATTTACTTGTATCATCAACTAATTTTTCTATAAAATCTAATATACTAAAAACTATACCGCCAATAATATTCAATAATTCTCACCTCTAGACAAAAACGTATCTATCTTTAGTTAAAATATAATGCATATCAAGAATTTCCCAAAATGAAAAATCTAAGTGCTTATCAAAATAGTCCATAATGAGAACCATCCAAAGAAAAAATGTAAACTACCCATACTTTTGCTATCGTACAACTAAAGTTTTCAACTAGAACTGCACGTCATAATCGTTAAAATGCCGCATTTTTTGATAGTTTAAGAAATATTAAGCGAAAAGAAAAATAAAACAATAGGAAGTTACCTAAAATACCTATACTCATTTTCCAATCTGTAATTCCGTTTGATAATAGGTTTGGCATAAGGAATTTAGTGCCTTTGTCAACATATACAGTAACAATATTAAAAGGAAAACCATACGAATAAGCATATTTAGTCGTATGTAGGTGTTCTGGATTCCAGTCAGGGATTAACAATGATAGGAGAAGTATAAAAATAACAGATATCCACAGAGCCTTTGGGTTATATACTCTACTCCATCCCCTATTTTTATATAGAAGAAAAAGTACTATAAACACACAGATTATCGCAAACCATCCGTAGTTCTCCGCATTAACACCGATGCTTGAAAGTATAATGTAGTTAATTACGCCTACAATTGTTAACAGTATAAAAAAAGAAATGTGAAACGAAATGATTCTAAGATAGTTCTCACTTTTCTCACTCCGTCTATTCTTTAATAGCGTTTTATTATGAGTTTTTTCATAATCATTCTCCCCATTACCTCATTATCTTCTTT is a window from the Evansella cellulosilytica DSM 2522 genome containing:
- a CDS encoding DUF6141 family protein; translated protein: MRDRNSVLHREVQRPRQLLSWALVIGIALFFWYVFIQQIVFGVPVGSKPAPDMILMIFWFVSGVVFPVMMLAFIKLIVEVREDGIYIRYLPFHLHYRKFLFEDITRYEPTVFRFSQIGRWGVSMNIDGDTEYLLNRKQGIKLYLKNTNVVIETENPDAIVEAIEKFKERERT
- a CDS encoding DUF4181 domain-containing protein, which gives rise to MLGFVAFMAVVTFIVDILISKKYNIFSERLYRHVNHTHKRIENTLFIIFIIVVLIAAFSFSYKTIFLLTYGFFTIMASIRAFMDYNYGIKEEKQYISDFVWAIGFCVTFIGLVFLAI
- a CDS encoding MBL fold metallo-hydrolase encodes the protein MIKDSWFTVQKIDTNTYAISEYGHWEKVHSFLLLGLEKAILIDTGLGIDNIKRITDQLTTLPIEVITTHVHTDHIGSHGEYEKIYVHEGDKDWLVNGIKGLSIEQIRKDISRDITLPTPKTFDPVTYEPFQGEPTGLVSDGDIFDLGNRKLVIYHTPGHSPGHISVFDETNGYLFTGDLLYDETPIYAFYPSTNPVDLVNSLERISEIPDISMIYGSHNTLGLKPKILEEVKNAVKYLRKNELTKFGTGIHTFNGFSVQF
- a CDS encoding helix-turn-helix transcriptional regulator, whose translation is MKNNVKITRIKMSITQEQLAKRVGVTRQTIGLIEKGEYNPSLQLCVSIAKVLNKTLDELFWEVDIE
- a CDS encoding aminoglycoside N(3)-acetyltransferase, with the protein product MNLSKQTIKQGFNELGLTEGSTVLVHSSLKSFGYVEGGAITVIESLLETVGPEGNVIVPTLTGEASDSKETPPQFDVSTTPCWTGVIPETFRNLPEARRSLHPTHSVAVIGSKKHELVSGHETSHSPCDKTSPYYKNAMEHGYIMLIGVDQESNTTIHTCEEIAQVPYHLQKETTTSEIIDEAGGKITVKNKLHDWTKPPTNFNKLDALFESKGIMTKQKIGNATTRLINANSMLQLTLELLTKDPHYMLTSR
- a CDS encoding helix-turn-helix transcriptional regulator, translating into MLRNRVKELRARHGFSQTELAQRVGVTRQTIGFIEKGDFSPSIALSLRLAKHLDVRVDELFWLDEEDIDE